The following are encoded in a window of Paenibacillaceae bacterium GAS479 genomic DNA:
- a CDS encoding Uncharacterized membrane-anchored protein YitT, contains DUF161 and DUF2179 domains has protein sequence MATVKGQHLKLPLYEVIKRGIFLTIGAVLMAVGLEIFLVPNNIIDGGITGISIMLSYITDMLSYIPDVPLGLFLFVLNLPFLFLGYKQIGKTFAFSTLYGIAVMSLTTFLLHNVDPVTIDEFLASIFGGIVLGAGVGLVIRFGGSLDGTEIVAILFSKKMPFSVGEIVMFVNLFILSGAGFLFSWDRAMYSLIAYYIAYKVIDIVIEGFDESKAAWIISDEYRDIGEAIMSRLGRGVTYLNGEGGFTGGDKKVIFVVITRLEEAKLKSIVSDMDSAAFLAVGNIHDVKGGRFKKRDIH, from the coding sequence ATGGCTACGGTGAAGGGACAGCATTTGAAGCTGCCTTTGTACGAAGTGATCAAGAGAGGAATCTTTCTGACAATCGGCGCGGTACTGATGGCGGTTGGATTGGAAATTTTTCTCGTTCCGAACAACATCATTGATGGCGGTATTACCGGCATATCAATTATGCTTTCTTACATTACAGATATGCTTTCTTACATTCCAGACGTTCCACTCGGCCTTTTTCTCTTTGTGCTCAACCTGCCGTTTCTGTTTCTAGGCTACAAGCAGATCGGCAAAACATTCGCGTTCTCCACATTATACGGAATCGCGGTCATGTCGCTGACGACGTTTTTGCTGCATAATGTTGATCCGGTTACAATCGATGAATTCCTTGCTTCGATCTTCGGCGGGATCGTGCTTGGCGCCGGCGTAGGCTTGGTTATTCGGTTCGGCGGGTCGCTGGACGGGACGGAGATTGTTGCGATTTTATTTTCCAAGAAAATGCCGTTTTCCGTTGGTGAGATCGTCATGTTCGTCAATCTGTTCATTTTATCCGGCGCTGGATTTCTGTTCTCGTGGGATCGGGCCATGTACTCGCTGATCGCGTATTACATAGCCTACAAGGTGATCGACATCGTTATTGAGGGCTTTGATGAGTCCAAGGCAGCTTGGATCATTAGTGACGAGTATCGGGATATCGGTGAGGCGATTATGAGCCGTCTCGGTCGCGGCGTTACCTATCTTAATGGAGAGGGCGGCTTTACAGGCGGCGACAAAAAGGTCATTTTTGTTGTCATCACTAGACTTGAGGAAGCCAAGCTCAAATCAATCGTATCCGACATGGACTCGGCGGCGTTTCTGGCCGTTGGCAACATCCATGACGTGAAGGGCGGCCGCTTCAAAAAGCGGGACATCCATTAA
- a CDS encoding tRNA threonylcarbamoyladenosine biosynthesis protein TsaB: MSANIEKEVPASVLSDASSADLSLAGQPVQKGAVSAQSGSDELVMLQNGAIRPDSEALVLAIDSSTPMLAAALVRGNELLGSIQSLAERNHSAHAVPAVQRLLKAAGIDGSQLAGIAAGRGPGSYTGVRIAASIAKTLAWTWVVPLLGVSSLESLAVGAWWAASSANADGAGAPVVEQAGAGDKHMGEERIVPTGSGWIVPLLDARRGQVYTALFVAGAVELPTAHGYAVEGGAAADSHTASVSAEQAKYAVLAAAPAGDASAGHATGASPAASVAAPAAEASAASGEWLPLDASWSRLDTDGLRLMESWAAQLADRLNAMDTAQRPAFILFTGDLDKHEQGIQLLESLAQDGLQGTAVLRVPHTIDGRSVAWLGRRRLAGGETDDPHGFVPNYTQLAEAEVKLLEKPGEAKNDGGL, translated from the coding sequence ATGAGCGCTAACATCGAGAAGGAAGTACCTGCTTCCGTGTTAAGTGATGCCTCTTCTGCTGATTTAAGCTTAGCTGGACAGCCTGTGCAAAAGGGAGCTGTGTCAGCCCAATCGGGCAGCGATGAGCTTGTAATGCTGCAAAATGGAGCCATCCGGCCCGATTCAGAGGCATTGGTTCTGGCCATCGACTCGTCTACGCCGATGCTGGCGGCTGCGCTTGTGCGTGGGAATGAACTGCTCGGCAGCATTCAGTCGCTGGCAGAGCGCAACCATTCCGCGCATGCTGTGCCGGCGGTGCAGCGATTGCTGAAGGCTGCCGGCATTGACGGCTCGCAATTGGCGGGTATCGCCGCAGGACGAGGCCCCGGTTCGTATACCGGGGTGCGAATTGCCGCATCCATCGCCAAAACTCTCGCCTGGACATGGGTCGTGCCGCTGCTTGGCGTCTCCTCGCTGGAAAGCCTGGCCGTCGGCGCATGGTGGGCCGCCAGCTCGGCAAACGCCGATGGCGCTGGAGCTCCGGTTGTTGAGCAAGCCGGAGCCGGAGATAAGCATATGGGGGAAGAGCGCATTGTACCCACAGGTTCCGGCTGGATCGTACCGCTGCTTGACGCCCGCCGCGGCCAGGTGTATACGGCTCTGTTTGTCGCGGGGGCCGTAGAATTGCCCACAGCTCACGGTTACGCCGTTGAGGGTGGGGCTGCCGCTGATAGCCATACCGCATCCGTTTCAGCTGAGCAAGCCAAGTATGCCGTATTGGCGGCTGCTCCAGCAGGCGATGCTTCCGCTGGGCATGCTACCGGAGCCTCACCTGCCGCATCGGTAGCTGCTCCAGCAGCCGAAGCCTCCGCCGCAAGCGGCGAATGGCTGCCGCTGGACGCCTCATGGAGCCGACTGGACACCGATGGGCTGCGTCTAATGGAGTCATGGGCCGCCCAGTTGGCGGACAGGCTGAATGCGATGGATACGGCCCAGCGGCCAGCGTTCATTCTTTTCACAGGAGATCTGGACAAGCATGAGCAAGGAATCCAACTGTTGGAGTCATTGGCACAGGATGGGCTGCAAGGGACGGCTGTCCTCAGGGTGCCCCATACGATAGACGGGCGTTCCGTCGCTTGGCTAGGGAGACGGCGCCTTGCCGGAGGTGAAACAGATGATCCGCACGGATTTGTTCCTAACTACACGCAGTTGGCTGAAGCGGAAGTTAAACTACTGGAAAAACCCGGGGAGGCGAAGAACGATGGCGGACTTTGA
- a CDS encoding small acid-soluble spore protein H (minor), with amino-acid sequence MDVKRAMEIYDSSEMVAVHLGGHSVWIENVDEANGMATVQVGTTPQNTQTVSVDQLHEGKPEREN; translated from the coding sequence ATGGACGTGAAACGCGCGATGGAAATTTATGATTCTTCGGAAATGGTAGCGGTACATCTGGGTGGGCATTCGGTTTGGATCGAAAATGTAGACGAGGCAAACGGCATGGCTACTGTACAAGTCGGTACAACGCCTCAAAACACGCAGACCGTATCCGTCGACCAGTTACACGAGGGCAAGCCGGAGCGGGAGAACTAA
- a CDS encoding N6-L-threonylcarbamoyladenine synthase encodes MKVDESAALILAIETSCDETSAAVIRGGKEILSNIVSSQIETHRLFGGVVPEIASRKHVEVITLIIEQALQEAGVQPRDLSAVAVTQGPGLVGALLVGIVSGMSLAMALNIPLIGTHHIAGHIYANALVNEIEYPCLALVVSGGHTELVLLEEEGVFRIIGRTRDDAVGEAYDKVARALHFPYPGGPHVDRTAAEAESAVELPRSWLEPDSYDFSFSGLKSAVLSAINQSRMKNQPLDVPALARGFQESVIDVVTGKAMRAARQYGVRQLLLCGGVAANRGLRARLTELCKAERLPLLIPPHSLCTDNAAMIGAAAHLKWKHGQFDELDLKADPGLSLEAWSVKPVPAGGN; translated from the coding sequence ATGAAGGTAGATGAAAGCGCGGCTTTGATTCTCGCAATCGAGACGAGCTGCGATGAGACGTCCGCTGCGGTTATCCGTGGCGGCAAGGAAATTTTGAGCAATATTGTATCCAGTCAGATTGAGACGCATCGCCTGTTCGGCGGTGTCGTGCCGGAGATAGCCTCCCGCAAGCATGTGGAAGTCATTACGCTCATCATCGAACAGGCGCTCCAGGAAGCCGGCGTGCAGCCGCGCGATCTGTCCGCTGTGGCGGTTACGCAAGGGCCAGGGCTTGTTGGTGCGCTGCTGGTCGGCATTGTATCAGGCATGAGTCTGGCAATGGCGCTAAATATTCCGCTGATCGGGACGCATCATATAGCGGGACATATTTACGCCAATGCGCTAGTGAATGAGATCGAGTACCCTTGTCTTGCGCTAGTCGTGTCCGGCGGTCACACAGAGCTGGTGCTGCTTGAGGAAGAGGGCGTATTCCGCATCATCGGGCGCACAAGGGATGACGCGGTTGGCGAAGCCTATGACAAAGTTGCGAGGGCGCTCCATTTCCCTTATCCTGGCGGTCCCCATGTGGACCGGACGGCTGCGGAGGCAGAATCGGCGGTGGAGTTGCCGCGTTCCTGGCTGGAGCCGGATTCATACGACTTCAGCTTCAGCGGTCTTAAGTCCGCGGTGCTTTCGGCCATTAACCAATCCCGGATGAAAAATCAGCCGCTGGACGTGCCGGCACTTGCCCGCGGCTTCCAGGAGTCGGTTATCGACGTCGTCACTGGCAAAGCAATGCGCGCTGCGCGCCAATACGGCGTCCGCCAGCTGCTATTATGCGGCGGTGTGGCGGCTAACCGCGGGCTGCGCGCGCGGCTCACAGAGCTATGCAAGGCCGAGCGGCTGCCGCTGCTCATCCCGCCGCATTCGCTCTGCACGGACAACGCCGCGATGATCGGCGCGGCCGCTCATCTCAAGTGGAAACATGGCCAATTCGACGAATTGGACTTGAAGGCCGACCCTGGCCTGTCTTTGGAGGCCTGGTCTGTTAAGCCGGTTCCGGCAGGGGGCAATTAG
- a CDS encoding 2-isopropylmalate synthase: protein MTQSNQPQQYTSNEAHSVSESQTLGSFQSSPVGSIETKPRTIQIFDTTLRDGEQSPGAAIAPERKIIIARQLARLGIDVIEPGFAVSSPGEFAAIEQISRELQGVEIVGFARAVKGDIDAAVKATQDAARRRLHIFISSSDIHLQYQLRMSRAEVIARTREVLAYGKQFVQEIEFSAMDATRSDLDFLTELTEVAIAEGATIINLPDTLGYALPEEISHMFTSVRRGARGGDTVRYSAHCHDDLGLAAANSLAAVRAGASQVEVTVNGIGERAGNCSLEELVMILDTRASAIGVKTNINQSEIFETSRLVSRMMHFPVAFNKPIVGRNAFQHESGIHQDGLLKNRSTYEIMDPEAMGIPRSMIVLGKHSGRHAIKHRLAEFGIELEGEQLDAVYAAFKVKADSQKMVTDEQLIRIAGEQTETQPDPYVLTDLQVMSGSRSVRSATVTLRDWSGREAVYAAAGAGPLEAVISCIRQGIPDASELEDLELHSLSTGEDAHGEAVVSVLMNGERYRGTSVHADIVFAAAEAYVAACNAAILSSRVHKSNKKSVDNVDNIQG from the coding sequence ATGACTCAATCGAATCAGCCGCAGCAATATACATCCAACGAGGCGCATTCCGTCAGCGAATCACAAACATTAGGCAGTTTTCAGTCCAGCCCGGTTGGGTCGATCGAAACGAAGCCGCGGACAATTCAGATTTTCGACACGACGCTGCGTGACGGAGAGCAGTCTCCTGGAGCGGCCATCGCGCCAGAGCGCAAAATCATCATCGCCAGGCAGCTGGCCCGGCTGGGCATCGATGTCATTGAACCGGGCTTTGCGGTATCGAGCCCAGGCGAGTTCGCCGCAATCGAGCAGATCTCCCGCGAGCTGCAGGGGGTAGAAATCGTCGGCTTCGCCCGCGCGGTGAAAGGCGACATTGACGCGGCTGTAAAAGCTACACAAGATGCGGCGCGGCGCCGATTGCATATTTTTATCAGCTCCTCGGATATTCATCTGCAGTATCAGCTCCGTATGAGCCGAGCTGAGGTCATCGCACGTACCCGTGAAGTTCTTGCTTACGGTAAACAGTTTGTGCAAGAAATCGAGTTCTCGGCGATGGATGCAACCCGTTCTGATCTGGATTTTCTGACAGAGCTGACTGAGGTGGCGATTGCTGAGGGGGCGACAATCATCAATTTGCCGGATACTCTCGGTTATGCGCTGCCTGAGGAAATTTCGCATATGTTTACTTCGGTGCGTCGTGGGGCGCGAGGCGGAGACACGGTCCGCTACAGCGCCCACTGCCATGACGATCTTGGCTTGGCTGCAGCGAACAGTTTGGCGGCGGTTCGCGCCGGTGCATCGCAAGTTGAGGTCACGGTCAATGGCATTGGAGAGAGGGCCGGCAACTGCTCGCTTGAGGAGTTGGTGATGATTTTGGATACTCGCGCCTCGGCCATCGGTGTAAAAACGAACATCAATCAGTCGGAAATTTTCGAGACATCCCGATTGGTCAGCCGTATGATGCATTTTCCCGTCGCGTTCAACAAGCCGATTGTCGGCCGTAATGCGTTCCAGCATGAGTCTGGCATTCATCAGGATGGGTTGCTCAAAAACCGCAGCACATATGAAATTATGGACCCTGAAGCGATGGGCATTCCCCGCAGCATGATCGTACTTGGCAAGCATTCTGGTCGTCATGCCATCAAGCATCGTTTGGCGGAGTTCGGAATCGAGCTGGAAGGGGAGCAACTGGACGCGGTGTATGCAGCATTCAAGGTCAAGGCCGATTCGCAGAAAATGGTAACTGACGAGCAATTGATCCGCATCGCCGGTGAGCAGACGGAAACCCAGCCCGATCCTTATGTGCTGACGGATCTGCAGGTGATGTCGGGCAGCCGCAGCGTGCGCTCGGCAACGGTGACGCTGCGCGATTGGTCCGGCAGGGAGGCGGTTTATGCAGCGGCAGGTGCAGGTCCGCTCGAAGCAGTCATCAGCTGTATCCGCCAAGGAATTCCGGATGCTTCGGAGCTTGAGGACCTGGAACTGCACTCGTTGTCCACTGGTGAGGATGCACATGGCGAGGCGGTTGTATCGGTATTAATGAACGGTGAACGTTATCGTGGAACGTCTGTTCACGCCGATATTGTATTCGCCGCCGCGGAGGCTTATGTAGCCGCATGTAATGCGGCGATTTTAAGCAGTCGTGTGCATAAATCGAATAAAAAATCTGTGGATAATGTGGATAACATCCAGGGATAA
- a CDS encoding tRNA threonylcarbamoyladenosine biosynthesis protein TsaE has product MDGTAETQWSARSEADTVRLAGLLASRAEPGTVIALDGDLGAGKTRFSQAFAAGLGVQGVVNSPTFTIIKEYESGRLPLYHMDVYRLSLPEADELGLDDYFYGPGVSLVEWASLIPELLPEERLEIHLTHLGDEGRLIAIRGKGPRYAAWCGELSLLVEGGGEA; this is encoded by the coding sequence ATGGATGGAACAGCCGAGACGCAGTGGAGCGCTCGCAGTGAAGCGGATACGGTAAGACTTGCCGGTCTGCTGGCCTCGCGTGCGGAGCCGGGTACTGTGATTGCGCTGGACGGCGATCTGGGAGCGGGCAAGACCCGATTCTCGCAGGCGTTTGCCGCCGGGCTTGGTGTGCAGGGAGTGGTTAACAGCCCTACCTTTACGATTATAAAAGAATATGAAAGCGGCAGGCTGCCGCTTTATCATATGGATGTATACAGATTATCTCTGCCAGAAGCAGATGAACTCGGACTGGACGATTATTTCTATGGTCCTGGAGTGTCGCTGGTGGAATGGGCAAGCCTCATTCCCGAGCTGCTGCCGGAGGAGCGACTGGAGATTCATTTGACGCATCTGGGCGATGAGGGGCGCCTCATTGCGATTCGCGGCAAGGGGCCACGTTATGCGGCTTGGTGCGGGGAGCTTTCCTTGCTGGTGGAAGGAGGCGGTGAAGCATGA
- a CDS encoding ribosomal-protein-alanine N-acetyltransferase — MADFDRLQEQADDRGDGGLVFRSMRLDDIPSIIAIEHEAFTSPWTSDAFVNELTHNHFARYMVMELHGEIIGYGGMWLIMDEAHVTNIAVNSAFRGRKLGTRLLSELQKLAQFLGASRMTLEVRVTNEVAQSLYRKFGFEPSGIRPGYYSDNNEDALIMWAELDRSGAKGRAQ, encoded by the coding sequence ATGGCGGACTTTGACCGTTTGCAGGAGCAGGCGGACGATCGTGGAGACGGTGGTCTCGTATTCCGATCCATGAGGCTGGATGACATCCCCTCTATCATCGCCATTGAGCATGAAGCTTTCACCTCTCCCTGGACTTCGGACGCTTTTGTCAACGAGCTGACTCATAATCATTTTGCGCGGTACATGGTGATGGAGCTTCACGGTGAAATTATCGGTTATGGCGGAATGTGGCTCATTATGGATGAGGCACATGTGACCAATATCGCTGTTAACAGCGCATTCCGGGGCCGCAAGCTCGGTACGCGGCTGCTCTCGGAGCTGCAAAAGCTCGCCCAATTCCTGGGTGCATCACGGATGACGCTTGAGGTGCGCGTGACCAATGAGGTAGCGCAGTCGCTATACCGCAAATTCGGATTTGAGCCGTCCGGCATCCGTCCTGGGTACTATTCGGACAACAACGAAGATGCACTGATCATGTGGGCAGAGCTGGATCGCAGCGGAGCGAAGGGAAGGGCGCAATGA
- a CDS encoding Predicted protein, with translation MNQELSLFPSGNKNPQGGEQHQTDGQARPRSKRPFDVRILNRWMLMATAPFLGALMFLMLSTPEVRLLGGDSASIGHEAATGTDPATQPGGNGAATGTDSTTQPGDAPAPSPATAISGSLDQATVVAGQTADSIKRAAELYNQTGQRMSSIVQTARTQSQRPLMIYDRRIMMPLGSPSRTIQSDRLTAQLFPIKAQNFTAYALKIRLKDKEAMKLVIGGDKPGKAETTLAAVKRYDAVVGVNAGGFADDGNGRRYPLSTTVMGGEYVNGFEPSYKDLFFVGLNEEGALIGGKYTSRDQLDREQPKFGVSFVPVLMQDGIAQPIPPKWQISPARAPRTVVANYKDDQLLFIVADGYNESGSSGATLAEMQILLSRFKAVDGYNLDGGGSSTLVFDGRVVNKPSDNRLRPVATNFLFFS, from the coding sequence ATGAACCAAGAATTAAGCCTCTTCCCTTCCGGGAATAAGAACCCACAGGGCGGGGAGCAGCATCAAACGGATGGACAAGCCCGCCCTAGGTCTAAACGCCCCTTCGATGTGCGCATCCTCAATCGTTGGATGTTGATGGCCACCGCTCCATTTCTCGGAGCGCTCATGTTTCTCATGTTAAGCACGCCGGAAGTCCGACTTCTTGGAGGCGACTCCGCGAGCATAGGCCATGAAGCTGCTACGGGCACGGACCCAGCTACACAGCCCGGCGGAAACGGAGCTGCTACGGGAACAGATTCGACGACACAACCTGGAGATGCCCCCGCTCCTTCGCCCGCGACTGCAATTAGCGGTTCTTTGGACCAGGCGACGGTTGTCGCCGGCCAAACGGCAGACTCCATCAAACGTGCGGCAGAGCTGTATAACCAGACCGGCCAGCGCATGAGTTCCATTGTGCAAACGGCTCGGACGCAAAGCCAGCGCCCGCTGATGATTTATGACCGACGCATCATGATGCCGCTCGGCAGTCCGTCCCGTACGATCCAGTCGGATCGTCTGACGGCGCAGCTTTTCCCGATTAAGGCCCAGAACTTCACCGCCTACGCGCTGAAGATCCGCCTCAAGGACAAGGAAGCCATGAAGCTTGTTATCGGGGGCGACAAACCTGGCAAAGCCGAAACGACATTAGCAGCTGTTAAGCGCTATGATGCGGTCGTCGGAGTAAATGCCGGGGGCTTTGCGGATGACGGCAACGGCCGCCGGTATCCGCTTAGCACAACCGTTATGGGCGGCGAATACGTGAACGGCTTCGAGCCTTCTTATAAAGATCTGTTTTTCGTCGGATTGAATGAGGAGGGAGCGCTGATCGGGGGCAAATACACAAGCCGAGATCAACTCGACCGGGAGCAGCCGAAATTCGGCGTCTCCTTCGTGCCTGTCCTGATGCAGGACGGCATTGCACAGCCGATCCCGCCCAAGTGGCAAATCAGCCCGGCTCGCGCGCCGCGTACCGTCGTTGCCAATTACAAGGATGATCAGCTACTTTTCATCGTTGCCGATGGTTATAATGAGAGCGGCAGCTCCGGCGCAACGCTCGCAGAAATGCAGATTCTGCTGTCCCGCTTCAAAGCGGTTGATGGCTACAATCTCGATGGTGGCGGCTCTTCAACGCTCGTTTTTGACGGCCGCGTCGTCAATAAACCTTCCGACAATCGGCTTCGTCCGGTTGCGACGAACTTCTTGTTCTTCTCTTGA